From Alteromonas sp. RKMC-009, one genomic window encodes:
- a CDS encoding gluconokinase, translated as MSKSESKQPPAGFSVVVMGVSGSGKTTVAEMLAADMQATFIDGDDLHPRANVKKMGEGSPLNDEDRAPWLERINDAVYNLEQRSRKGVIVCSALKKRYRDAIRKDNKNLVFVFLDGPKHVILERMAARKGHFMKPDMLDSQFDALERPDISEQDVLTVTIDSTPQEIVSRVTERLKARNCI; from the coding sequence ATGAGTAAAAGCGAGAGCAAACAACCGCCGGCAGGCTTCTCTGTGGTGGTCATGGGCGTAAGTGGTTCAGGTAAAACCACCGTGGCTGAGATGCTGGCGGCAGATATGCAGGCCACCTTCATCGACGGCGACGATTTACACCCCAGAGCCAACGTAAAAAAAATGGGAGAGGGCTCCCCGCTTAACGATGAAGACCGTGCGCCCTGGCTCGAACGCATCAATGATGCGGTATATAACCTGGAGCAGCGCAGCCGCAAGGGCGTGATTGTGTGCTCGGCACTGAAAAAGCGCTACCGCGACGCAATTCGCAAAGATAACAAAAACCTGGTGTTCGTGTTTCTCGACGGGCCTAAGCATGTGATTTTAGAGCGGATGGCTGCCAGAAAAGGGCATTTCATGAAGCCGGATATGCTCGACAGTCAGTTCGATGCGCTGGAACGGCCGGACATCAGCGAACAGGATGTATTAACAGTCACCATCGACAGCACGCCGCAGGAAATTGTCAGCCGGGTAACAGAGCGTTTAAAAGCGCGAAACTGCATCTAA
- a CDS encoding substrate-binding domain-containing protein, translated as MPAKRPTLQDIADIVGVTKMTVSRYLRAPDSVAPATQAKIAEALTSLGYIKNRVPAILSKSSSKTIGIIIPSLSNQVFADLVQGVENVTAANGYDTLIAHTGYNPQTEEDKIDMMLSYQIDGLVLTETQHTPRTRQMLKKAAIPVVETMEVPGEPLDMAVGMNHEQAAYEVVKRMLDSGKQNTVYLAARLDSRTLLRQQGYERAMKEMGLQPVTVSTAEHSSFTRGAQLMAQALSLHPQTNGVFCTNDDIAIGAMLHCRQTGKQIPADMAVVGYNGLDIGGATTPVLTSVLTPREEMGEQAARLLLASLQGEAVAEKLITLPHSLTAGETL; from the coding sequence ATGCCTGCCAAACGCCCCACACTTCAGGATATTGCCGACATTGTTGGTGTGACTAAAATGACGGTAAGCCGCTATCTGCGGGCCCCTGATTCTGTGGCACCGGCTACGCAGGCCAAAATTGCAGAAGCTTTAACGTCGCTGGGGTACATTAAAAACCGTGTACCGGCCATTTTGTCGAAATCCTCCAGTAAGACCATCGGCATTATTATTCCTTCGTTATCGAACCAGGTATTTGCTGATTTGGTGCAGGGCGTTGAGAACGTCACCGCCGCCAACGGCTACGACACCCTGATTGCTCACACGGGTTATAACCCGCAAACCGAAGAAGACAAGATTGATATGATGCTGTCGTATCAGATTGACGGCCTGGTACTCACTGAAACCCAACACACACCGCGCACAAGGCAGATGCTGAAAAAGGCTGCGATTCCGGTGGTGGAAACCATGGAAGTGCCCGGCGAGCCGTTGGATATGGCAGTGGGCATGAACCACGAGCAGGCCGCTTATGAGGTGGTCAAGCGGATGCTGGATTCAGGCAAACAGAATACGGTTTATCTTGCCGCCAGGTTAGACAGCCGTACCCTGCTGCGGCAACAGGGTTACGAACGGGCCATGAAAGAAATGGGCTTACAGCCGGTAACGGTGTCCACTGCGGAGCATTCCAGTTTCACCCGTGGCGCACAATTGATGGCGCAGGCGTTGTCGTTACATCCGCAAACGAACGGCGTGTTCTGTACGAACGATGATATTGCCATTGGCGCGATGCTGCATTGCCGGCAAACAGGCAAACAGATCCCTGCAGACATGGCAGTAGTGGGATACAACGGGCTGGATATCGGCGGCGCAACCACGCCGGTATTAACCAGCGTACTTACTCCACGGGAAGAGATGGGAGAGCAGGCAGCCCGCCTGTTGCTGGCGTCGTTGCAGGGAGAGGCGGTAGCAGAGAAGCTGATCACCTTGCCTCACAGCCTGACGGCAGGGGAAACACTGTAA
- a CDS encoding type II toxin-antitoxin system VapC family toxin, with protein sequence MKVLVDTSVWVSHFKKYNSDLSALLLSDRVVTHPLIVGELACGTPPEPRARTFADLKRLKCCPVASYEETLYMIEHHKLYGRGCGWIDLSLLASTMITPEVALWTLDKRLNLLADHFNISYD encoded by the coding sequence ATGAAAGTCCTGGTTGATACCTCAGTGTGGGTTTCTCATTTCAAAAAATATAACAGCGACCTGAGCGCTTTATTGCTATCAGACCGGGTAGTCACCCATCCTTTAATTGTTGGTGAACTGGCCTGCGGTACACCGCCAGAGCCAAGAGCTAGAACATTCGCTGATTTGAAAAGATTGAAGTGTTGCCCGGTGGCGAGTTATGAGGAAACGTTGTATATGATTGAACATCACAAACTGTACGGTCGTGGCTGTGGTTGGATAGATTTGTCGCTGCTAGCTTCTACAATGATTACTCCGGAAGTAGCCCTCTGGACGCTTGATAAGCGGCTCAATCTACTCGCAGACCATTTCAACATTTCGTATGATTGA
- a CDS encoding type II toxin-antitoxin system VapB family antitoxin, with product MRTTVTIDDELYTTAMELAEPGMNKADLVREAICTFIRVRAAERLSSLGGKAPDMAEVSRRKEVPESQ from the coding sequence ATGCGAACTACCGTGACGATCGACGATGAGCTGTACACAACAGCGATGGAACTCGCTGAGCCTGGCATGAACAAGGCTGACTTAGTCCGCGAAGCGATATGCACGTTTATCAGAGTGCGAGCTGCTGAAAGGCTATCGTCTTTAGGCGGTAAAGCACCTGATATGGCGGAAGTGTCGCGGCGAAAGGAAGTGCCGGAGTCTCAATGA
- a CDS encoding YcjX family protein — translation MKSFLKNVLSPLEPLLDGITSAGDWFTRENHRFTITGLSRSGKSMLFTSLMTILKYRSEHQYQCLPLLKHLPAELVDSMWLEPVDDFPLFPIDDHIASLEKGEWPAPTENVYAFKMVVRLKQTGQFKKYLFPHTHVVFEFIDYPGEWITDLPMAGKTFAQWSDSALAQQMTDPQRFYAKDWHHTLEQFDFDSDPTPEAMLTLTSSYRDYLKQAKLAGIAMLQPGSFLLDGSGFNWRETGFTPLPAKISSDITHPWTKAFNARFSEFQQDWLKPLRAGTFREADKQIILVDLFEGLNHSKQHLVQLKETLSHLADVFVYGEQDWFSKHVLRKQEIGKVAFVATKADLVPDAEKPQLLALLKDVCGGATARLEREDVPYEHFLVSAIQATDEGSKPGALRYTNKHKQYVEVQFEPLPAHIKDMSADEHYPALYPPVPADYLPRMLNGRGLDKLFQFLLTTR, via the coding sequence ATGAAGAGCTTTCTGAAGAATGTGTTATCACCGCTGGAACCCTTGCTTGATGGCATAACGTCGGCAGGCGACTGGTTCACACGTGAAAATCACCGTTTTACCATTACCGGGTTAAGCCGCAGCGGTAAATCCATGCTGTTCACCAGTTTAATGACCATCCTGAAGTATCGCAGTGAACATCAGTATCAGTGTTTGCCGCTGCTTAAGCACTTACCCGCAGAGCTGGTAGACAGCATGTGGCTGGAGCCGGTAGACGACTTTCCGTTATTCCCCATCGACGATCACATTGCCTCACTGGAAAAGGGCGAATGGCCAGCGCCCACCGAGAACGTGTATGCGTTTAAAATGGTGGTGCGGTTAAAGCAAACCGGTCAGTTCAAAAAGTATCTGTTTCCTCATACCCATGTGGTGTTTGAGTTTATCGATTATCCAGGCGAGTGGATCACCGATTTACCCATGGCCGGCAAAACCTTTGCTCAGTGGTCTGATTCCGCGCTGGCCCAGCAAATGACCGATCCCCAGCGTTTCTACGCCAAAGACTGGCATCACACCTTGGAACAGTTCGATTTCGATAGCGACCCCACACCCGAGGCCATGCTCACGCTCACAAGCAGCTACCGTGATTATTTAAAACAGGCAAAACTGGCCGGTATTGCTATGCTGCAACCGGGCAGTTTTTTGCTGGATGGCAGCGGCTTTAACTGGCGGGAAACCGGCTTTACGCCGCTGCCTGCAAAAATAAGCAGTGATATTACCCATCCCTGGACCAAAGCATTCAACGCACGGTTCAGTGAATTTCAGCAAGACTGGCTGAAACCACTCCGCGCCGGCACCTTCCGTGAAGCAGATAAGCAAATTATTCTGGTGGATCTATTCGAAGGGCTGAATCACAGCAAACAGCATTTGGTACAGTTAAAAGAAACCTTAAGCCACCTGGCAGATGTGTTTGTGTACGGTGAACAGGACTGGTTCTCAAAACACGTGTTACGCAAACAGGAAATCGGCAAAGTGGCGTTTGTGGCCACCAAAGCCGATCTCGTCCCCGACGCTGAAAAGCCGCAATTGCTGGCGTTACTGAAAGACGTATGCGGCGGCGCCACCGCCAGGCTCGAACGGGAAGACGTACCTTACGAGCATTTTCTGGTGTCAGCCATTCAGGCTACCGACGAGGGCAGCAAGCCCGGTGCGCTGCGTTACACCAATAAACATAAACAGTATGTGGAAGTACAGTTCGAACCTCTGCCGGCCCACATTAAAGATATGTCGGCAGACGAGCATTATCCTGCGTTGTATCCGCCGGTGCCCGCAGACTATCTGCCCCGCATGTTAAACGGCAGGGGACTGGATAAACTGTTTCAGTTTTTACTGACAACCCGTTAG
- a CDS encoding YcjF family protein: MSETDYKAPEYRSRTIETPLQQQAPSQQMPAKIDTSEWDIDGQQGISLKVITLVLGALTVTGFMVFDAIDSLVTQFSEYPLISTGLGVLLGGFVAALIALIVKEWRGFRAVEACIETPLNLPALAKLDDRDVAEKRIREHAQRFGKDSYAARCYKQYQSALHADMTAADVSGLYESMVAVPVTKKAEEVLRKEAVVSGSLAFISPNHLIQTLAIAWISFRTIRRIARVFGLRPGTAGSWRLFKVVAQNLAAQSLFDMATDELANQISGSLAAKVVENSAEAVAAGALNVRLGRTLIKLLR, encoded by the coding sequence ATGAGTGAAACCGATTATAAAGCGCCGGAATACCGGTCACGTACCATCGAAACGCCGCTGCAGCAGCAGGCCCCCAGCCAGCAGATGCCGGCAAAAATAGATACCTCAGAATGGGATATCGACGGTCAGCAGGGCATTTCCCTGAAAGTCATTACTCTGGTGCTCGGTGCGCTTACCGTCACCGGCTTTATGGTGTTTGATGCTATCGACTCTCTGGTTACACAATTCAGTGAGTATCCGCTGATTTCCACCGGCCTTGGCGTATTACTCGGCGGTTTTGTGGCCGCGCTAATCGCGCTCATTGTGAAAGAATGGCGTGGCTTTCGTGCGGTAGAAGCTTGTATTGAAACGCCACTGAATCTGCCCGCACTGGCAAAACTGGACGACCGCGATGTTGCTGAAAAACGCATCCGTGAGCACGCCCAACGTTTCGGCAAAGACAGCTACGCCGCAAGATGTTACAAGCAGTACCAGAGTGCATTGCATGCAGATATGACCGCAGCGGATGTATCCGGCCTGTATGAAAGCATGGTCGCGGTGCCTGTAACCAAAAAAGCCGAAGAAGTATTACGTAAAGAAGCTGTGGTGAGCGGAAGTTTGGCGTTTATTAGTCCGAACCACCTTATTCAAACATTGGCCATTGCGTGGATAAGTTTTCGAACCATCCGGCGTATCGCAAGAGTATTCGGATTACGCCCCGGCACGGCCGGCAGCTGGCGATTATTTAAAGTGGTGGCACAAAACCTGGCGGCACAAAGCCTGTTTGATATGGCTACCGATGAACTGGCCAATCAGATAAGCGGGTCTTTAGCCGCCAAAGTAGTAGAAAACTCAGCAGAAGCTGTGGCCGCCGGTGCGCTTAACGTGCGCCTTGGCAGAACACTCATTAAGTTGTTGCGCTAA
- a CDS encoding mechanosensitive ion channel family protein, with protein MDEQSTSTENLNSLLNTMGTHLPDVLTGLAIFIALIFLAGPLSGLIIKPFRYVSASSLIRSVTRRTISALIMLFGLYIFLKMAGLTEFAVAIVSGTGLIGLILGFAFKDIAENFISSLLLTVQRPFRIGDVVQIESYTGVVQKVTSRATTLVDFDGNHIQLPNSIVYKGIIKNLTANPNMRGQFVIGIGYDNNIAEVRDLAMALLTEHPNVLTEPEPQVLIDTLGSATVNLKVYFWINVETTSVVKMASSLMRILVESFTQAGISMPDDAREIVFPDGVPVRQISGQDHSAQEQSVQKDSENKQSGSSLPFMPSSSSGTSPSPAPSAGKPEKVVVPAAIDHSEDVSSENDDIRRQAEQARDPEDGSNIL; from the coding sequence ATGGATGAGCAGTCAACTTCAACAGAAAACCTCAATTCCCTCCTTAACACCATGGGAACACATCTGCCGGATGTACTCACCGGCCTGGCTATTTTCATTGCACTGATATTTCTGGCGGGTCCCCTTTCAGGTTTGATTATTAAACCTTTTCGTTATGTATCTGCCAGTTCTTTGATCCGCTCGGTTACCCGCCGCACTATCAGCGCCCTTATCATGCTGTTTGGCTTGTATATCTTCCTTAAAATGGCCGGACTTACGGAATTCGCTGTTGCTATTGTCAGCGGTACGGGTTTGATTGGTCTTATTCTGGGCTTTGCGTTTAAGGATATTGCCGAAAACTTCATTTCCAGTTTGCTGCTTACCGTGCAGCGACCTTTTCGTATTGGCGATGTGGTACAGATTGAATCATACACAGGTGTGGTACAAAAGGTGACATCCCGTGCTACAACCCTGGTCGACTTCGATGGCAATCACATTCAGTTGCCGAATTCTATTGTGTACAAAGGCATTATTAAGAACCTGACGGCTAACCCGAATATGCGCGGGCAGTTTGTGATTGGCATTGGCTACGACAATAACATTGCTGAAGTGCGCGACCTCGCCATGGCTTTGTTAACTGAACACCCTAACGTGCTTACTGAACCAGAGCCGCAAGTGCTGATTGATACATTAGGTTCTGCCACGGTAAACCTGAAAGTGTATTTCTGGATCAATGTGGAAACCACCAGCGTGGTGAAAATGGCCTCTTCGCTGATGCGTATTCTGGTCGAAAGCTTTACGCAGGCAGGTATTTCCATGCCGGACGATGCCCGTGAGATTGTTTTCCCTGATGGTGTGCCGGTTCGCCAGATATCCGGGCAGGATCACTCCGCGCAGGAGCAGTCAGTTCAGAAGGATTCTGAGAATAAACAGTCTGGTTCCTCTTTGCCTTTCATGCCGTCTTCATCATCCGGTACGTCGCCATCCCCTGCTCCGTCTGCGGGAAAACCGGAAAAGGTTGTTGTACCGGCGGCCATTGATCACAGTGAAGACGTAAGCAGTGAGAATGACGATATACGCCGTCAGGCAGAGCAGGCCCGTGATCCGGAAGACGGCAGTAATATTTTATAG
- a CDS encoding threonine/serine ThrE exporter family protein, with protein MHTSKFIQKRRFIVRLGKMLHKYGTPSFRLEAYLLEVAAYMGVRASIIATPTSLTFVIWTDGHEDEYTHAARLQPGELDLNSLSHVDGLASELLSGKVTLSEADRLLSDIDDMPSPYGKLVTGFSFALSTGAFAMLMGASWPEIGWSGLLGLLSYVWYLWALRSKRVNMMLEPMTSFMAGMAASAIGRYIDPGINIPLIVLSSVIVLVPGLALTMGLSELASRNMVSGTARVMDALMQLFKLYFGAFLGVSVGFSLFGENIYVPAESLPEWGTWLAVFLLSLSLVAIFRTRPIHIPWGVAAAFIAYGASVWSADFMGAGMNTFVGAFALGVFANLFTRIAHQPHTIVGMHGLIVLVPGSKTYIGLNSFISGQDFVAAEHVGQEVFLIFMSLIAGLIFANVVAPTKKAL; from the coding sequence TTGCACACTTCCAAATTCATACAAAAAAGAAGATTTATCGTACGCTTGGGGAAGATGCTGCACAAGTATGGTACGCCATCCTTCCGTCTGGAAGCGTATCTGTTGGAAGTGGCGGCCTATATGGGCGTTCGCGCCTCTATCATCGCAACGCCGACTTCTCTTACATTTGTAATTTGGACCGATGGCCACGAAGATGAATATACTCACGCGGCAAGGTTACAACCTGGTGAACTTGACTTAAATTCCTTATCTCATGTCGATGGACTGGCTAGTGAACTCCTTTCTGGTAAAGTTACACTATCTGAGGCCGACAGGCTACTGTCAGATATCGATGACATGCCTTCTCCTTATGGAAAATTAGTTACAGGTTTCTCATTTGCATTGTCAACAGGCGCTTTTGCTATGCTGATGGGTGCAAGCTGGCCTGAAATAGGTTGGTCAGGGCTCTTGGGCTTGCTTTCTTATGTCTGGTACCTGTGGGCGCTGCGCTCAAAGCGCGTGAACATGATGCTGGAACCAATGACTAGTTTTATGGCAGGCATGGCTGCCAGTGCTATCGGAAGATACATCGATCCTGGCATCAACATTCCGCTAATCGTGCTTTCTTCCGTTATCGTGTTAGTCCCTGGTTTAGCGTTAACCATGGGGCTTTCCGAACTCGCTTCAAGAAATATGGTATCGGGCACTGCGCGGGTGATGGATGCCTTAATGCAATTATTTAAATTGTATTTTGGAGCGTTTCTTGGTGTCTCCGTTGGTTTTTCCTTATTTGGCGAAAACATTTATGTGCCAGCGGAGTCTTTACCGGAATGGGGAACGTGGCTTGCAGTGTTCCTGTTAAGCCTATCACTGGTAGCTATATTCCGTACGCGACCAATACACATTCCCTGGGGCGTGGCAGCTGCGTTCATCGCCTATGGCGCATCAGTGTGGAGTGCAGATTTTATGGGAGCAGGTATGAATACCTTCGTGGGCGCATTTGCTTTGGGTGTATTTGCTAACTTGTTTACACGCATTGCACACCAGCCACACACTATTGTGGGTATGCATGGGTTAATCGTACTGGTGCCGGGTTCCAAAACCTATATCGGATTGAATTCATTTATTTCCGGCCAAGATTTTGTCGCCGCGGAACACGTTGGGCAGGAAGTCTTTTTGATTTTTATGTCGTTGATTGCAGGCTTGATATTCGCGAATGTTGTGGCGCCTACGAAGAAGGCTTTGTAA
- a CDS encoding outer membrane beta-barrel protein: MTVKWKKTKTLNALLARMLVFVAMSTIAVNNAIAERIGFSSATDVKVSNDDNIYRVVDELATSDSYLSVNPKIEIMGASGKNRFSLAYDGAYSKFSENSTADYTDHDIVGKAEMEHSLRLSSKFEAGFSDFHEDPGSINRIQLELTEYNRINTEYLFGEFAYGTDESIGKIVGSYRKSSRKYENESFEYLDFDNNQYTLRFEYRLAPKTRVYVETIQSRLNYDSALTYELDNSYDRYQAGIKWEISEKLSGDVNIGYQQRNYKEEEIRDISGFAYDGIMLWKINTFTKWKFIARREAIDSTLEDASGFLRTTYSTTIEHDITELWKAELSLGYSKDELVLTANREDDRYIAGAGIKYDLNRIVDFGFNYTFEERSSTLEIANFKVNTINLVMTIILDV; encoded by the coding sequence ATGACTGTCAAATGGAAAAAAACAAAAACTTTGAATGCTCTACTAGCTAGGATGTTAGTATTCGTAGCGATGTCAACTATAGCCGTAAATAATGCAATAGCAGAACGGATTGGATTTTCATCGGCAACTGACGTTAAAGTTTCAAATGATGATAACATCTACAGAGTAGTTGATGAATTGGCGACCTCCGATTCCTATTTATCTGTAAATCCAAAAATTGAAATAATGGGTGCTTCAGGGAAAAATAGATTTTCTTTAGCTTATGATGGAGCATATTCCAAATTTTCAGAAAATAGCACAGCAGACTATACAGATCATGATATTGTTGGTAAGGCAGAGATGGAACACAGTTTAAGACTCAGCAGCAAGTTTGAGGCTGGCTTTTCCGATTTCCATGAAGATCCTGGTTCAATAAACAGAATTCAGTTGGAACTTACTGAATACAACAGAATTAATACTGAATATCTTTTCGGTGAATTTGCTTATGGTACAGACGAATCGATAGGTAAAATTGTTGGATCTTACAGAAAAAGTTCAAGAAAATATGAAAATGAATCTTTTGAATATCTTGATTTTGATAATAATCAATACACGCTTCGTTTTGAATATAGATTAGCCCCAAAAACCAGAGTTTATGTAGAAACTATTCAGTCAAGACTTAATTATGATTCTGCATTAACGTATGAACTGGATAACTCATATGACCGGTATCAAGCTGGTATAAAATGGGAAATATCCGAAAAGCTTTCGGGGGACGTCAATATAGGTTACCAACAAAGAAATTATAAAGAAGAAGAGATTCGTGATATCTCCGGATTCGCATATGATGGCATAATGCTCTGGAAAATCAATACTTTCACTAAATGGAAATTTATTGCAAGGAGAGAAGCGATAGATTCAACATTAGAAGATGCAAGTGGATTCTTAAGAACAACTTACTCTACAACAATTGAGCACGATATTACTGAACTTTGGAAAGCGGAACTTAGTTTAGGATATTCTAAAGACGAACTAGTACTTACTGCAAATCGGGAAGATGATAGATATATTGCTGGCGCCGGCATAAAGTATGATTTAAATAGGATTGTTGATTTTGGTTTTAATTATACATTTGAAGAACGTAGTTCAACTTTAGAGATAGCTAATTTCAAAGTAAATACAATAAATTTAGTAATGACAATTATCCTGGATGTTTAA
- a CDS encoding polysaccharide biosynthesis/export family protein, giving the protein MFRIAEKRKAKILMAIFLSFVALSFKVNAQQQESYKLAPDDVISVSVFGEPDLSLKEARVSSSGTIALSLIGQLTVKGKTISEAEQLIKNKYLDGYLKKPDVTVTIVEYRQFYVNGEVNKPGGYSFREGMTIQRAITLAGGFTERASRSTVKLIKEDNSEISLEVGMNEKVGPGDVITVEESFF; this is encoded by the coding sequence ATGTTTAGAATAGCAGAAAAAAGAAAGGCGAAAATTTTAATGGCGATATTTTTAAGTTTTGTCGCATTAAGTTTTAAAGTAAATGCTCAACAGCAAGAAAGCTATAAACTAGCACCTGATGATGTCATTTCAGTAAGTGTTTTTGGCGAGCCTGATTTAAGTTTAAAAGAAGCTAGAGTTTCAAGTAGTGGTACAATCGCACTTTCGCTAATTGGACAACTAACTGTAAAAGGTAAGACAATATCAGAAGCCGAGCAATTAATAAAAAATAAGTATTTAGATGGTTATCTGAAAAAACCCGACGTAACAGTCACGATCGTTGAATACAGACAGTTTTACGTCAATGGAGAGGTAAATAAGCCTGGTGGCTATAGTTTTCGGGAGGGCATGACTATACAGCGTGCAATCACACTCGCGGGCGGCTTTACCGAGCGAGCATCACGTTCCACTGTAAAACTAATTAAGGAAGATAATAGTGAGATTTCTTTGGAGGTTGGTATGAATGAAAAAGTAGGACCTGGAGATGTTATAACTGTAGAAGAAAGTTTTTTCTAA
- a CDS encoding GumC family protein, whose protein sequence is MMKNEVVTVNAQEGGINFQQYIQILRRRKWLIISFVVAFIVFGVIKIATSTPVYMASAKLQADPVQPNASAQDQFLMNSMIFLFYETQYEIIQSRKVAETVVEKLDLVRKYKLETSETGVLEQEEAGFISSIKTIFFTEAESESSATLGDEEIKTLLAQSIQANMTVEGGTQSQIININYQDEDPVFAAAVANAISSSYIQFGLEARLSQIKDTSEWLAEQLDELRVTLQNSEDKLRNFRLSQNLMDTEQQERITNTQLQTLNTELVRAQTELSSAKELFDQVSQIDPSTGDYRSIGPVLQSTTIRELVREESTLSRKVLELSERYGKKHPAMIAAESDWNSAKSNLNREVLKIVDNIRKDYKAAQVKENNIRTLIESTRNELQAYQGDSFELTRLEREVENNRRIYESFLSKLMESDVSGEYDASNIRVIDEATVPTYPIKPRPAFIIAIACFLGLVAGCGYAFIKEYMTTVFRTPDELEKELLLPSLGVTPLVKKKRKGIPPEHQYLNDTRSTFAEAINTIRTGLIFSNIDNPPKTILITSTTSAEGKTTLSVNLAVALSQMGRTLLLDLDLRKPAIAKSLGLKNDAGVTEAIFNGFNERNIQSIDAVPNLSILTSGSVPKNPMELIASRKFNEMIEKLKLEYDYIVLDSPPTLPVSDSRILSKISDATILAVKAEATKISSVRETLARLKKVNAEITGVVLTQASPEKMSYYGEHYYNNEYYGT, encoded by the coding sequence ATGATGAAGAACGAAGTTGTAACAGTGAACGCTCAAGAAGGCGGAATTAACTTTCAGCAATATATTCAGATCCTTAGACGTCGTAAATGGTTAATCATTTCTTTTGTTGTAGCATTTATAGTTTTTGGTGTAATTAAGATAGCTACTTCTACTCCTGTTTATATGGCGTCTGCGAAATTACAAGCCGATCCAGTGCAACCAAATGCATCGGCTCAAGATCAATTTCTTATGAACTCAATGATATTTCTTTTTTATGAAACTCAATATGAAATTATCCAATCTAGAAAGGTAGCTGAAACAGTAGTAGAAAAGCTCGATTTGGTTAGAAAATATAAACTAGAAACTTCTGAAACTGGAGTTCTTGAACAAGAAGAAGCTGGATTTATTTCAAGTATAAAAACTATTTTTTTTACCGAAGCTGAATCAGAAAGCTCTGCCACCTTAGGTGATGAAGAGATAAAGACTTTGCTTGCACAAAGTATACAAGCAAACATGACAGTGGAAGGTGGGACACAGAGCCAAATAATTAATATTAATTATCAAGACGAGGATCCAGTCTTCGCTGCCGCAGTCGCAAATGCTATAAGTTCGTCCTATATACAATTTGGACTAGAAGCTCGACTAAGTCAGATAAAAGACACATCTGAGTGGTTGGCAGAACAATTAGATGAATTACGTGTCACTTTACAAAATTCAGAAGACAAGTTGAGAAATTTTAGACTTAGTCAGAATTTAATGGATACAGAGCAGCAGGAAAGGATAACGAACACTCAACTACAAACTCTCAATACAGAATTGGTCAGAGCTCAAACTGAACTATCAAGTGCGAAAGAGCTTTTTGACCAAGTGAGTCAAATAGATCCCTCAACGGGCGATTACAGGTCAATTGGGCCAGTACTTCAGAGTACTACGATTAGAGAATTAGTCAGAGAAGAAAGTACTCTTAGTAGAAAAGTGCTTGAGCTGAGCGAGCGCTATGGCAAAAAGCACCCGGCTATGATTGCTGCGGAATCAGATTGGAATAGTGCAAAATCAAATCTTAATCGTGAAGTATTGAAAATCGTCGATAATATAAGAAAAGATTATAAAGCTGCGCAGGTAAAAGAAAATAACATTAGAACTCTGATAGAATCTACTAGGAATGAGCTTCAAGCATATCAGGGCGATAGTTTTGAGTTAACTAGACTAGAGAGAGAAGTTGAAAACAATAGAAGAATATATGAGAGTTTTCTTTCAAAATTAATGGAATCTGATGTTTCTGGTGAATATGACGCTTCGAATATTAGAGTCATTGATGAGGCAACAGTTCCAACCTACCCTATAAAACCTAGACCAGCATTTATTATTGCTATCGCATGCTTCTTAGGCCTTGTTGCAGGATGCGGTTATGCTTTTATCAAAGAATATATGACTACCGTATTCAGGACTCCAGATGAACTTGAAAAAGAACTACTCCTCCCAAGTTTGGGAGTTACTCCTTTAGTTAAAAAGAAACGCAAAGGTATACCTCCAGAGCATCAGTACTTAAATGATACGAGGAGCACATTTGCAGAAGCAATTAATACAATAAGAACAGGACTAATATTCTCAAATATAGATAACCCACCTAAAACTATACTTATCACTTCTACGACTAGCGCAGAAGGGAAAACGACACTTTCAGTTAACCTCGCAGTAGCTTTAAGCCAAATGGGAAGGACGCTTCTTCTAGACCTAGATTTGAGAAAGCCTGCTATAGCAAAAAGTCTGGGATTAAAAAACGATGCGGGAGTGACGGAGGCCATTTTTAATGGGTTTAATGAACGTAATATTCAGAGTATCGACGCTGTACCAAATTTATCGATCCTAACCAGTGGTTCGGTTCCTAAGAATCCTATGGAACTTATCGCGTCCAGAAAGTTTAATGAGATGATCGAGAAGTTAAAACTAGAGTATGATTATATTGTCCTAGACAGTCCGCCTACCTTACCTGTTAGTGATTCACGAATATTGTCAAAGATCTCCGACGCGACAATATTAGCCGTCAAGGCTGAAGCAACTAAAATATCTTCTGTTAGAGAAACTTTGGCAAGGCTCAAAAAGGTCAATGCTGAAATTACAGGGGTTGTACTGACGCAGGCTTCACCTGAAAAGATGAGTTATTACGGTGAACATTATTACAATAATGAATACTATGGGACTTGA